One Myxococcus stipitatus DNA segment encodes these proteins:
- a CDS encoding DUF4388 domain-containing protein, with translation MAQVRKILIADPDLESVRALSRALRTKGYQVHYAPDGSRALEVAVLRHPDLTLFDEGCRLLEARTFIQILRTNPRTEDIPVVLTTASFDGDRFRGLRDGYLRKPFNLDEVLSRIEHIFRRNEAAKDLKVEQQEIEGSLSQLSIPDLMQLLGMNRRSGRLSLERGNERGEIAVVEGRPVNAKLGRVEGEKALFRLLAWSEGTFTFSPGTNQVRVRINRAMDDALLEGMRQSDEVNRLLPGLPPRHTRLVLAPDVDLQQDQHPVTAQVVDLLRQPRALGEVLDLAPAPDLEVLGVLTTLMQRGVARLADGAGTDASASELLGAAEVHALRGRILRTKAPAKVATAKIFVCGSGASAARRVMARVPGLEALSAEPTAVKSGFGTLGRLVLSDVLRLDFCVLPPAEAARPLWRPFSAGAVGALLLDVSEAALGLAHYLAWEARMPVIVVGAEVPASLQGAPAGAVSVVDDLGEALRALLVQALNPAPMLPGVQQAQRTPATAS, from the coding sequence GTGGCCCAGGTCCGGAAGATCCTCATCGCCGACCCCGACCTCGAGTCCGTTCGAGCGCTGTCGCGCGCGCTGCGCACCAAGGGCTACCAGGTGCACTACGCGCCGGATGGCTCGCGGGCGCTCGAGGTCGCGGTGCTGCGCCACCCGGACCTGACGCTGTTCGACGAGGGGTGCCGGCTGCTGGAGGCGCGGACGTTCATCCAGATCCTCCGCACCAACCCGCGCACCGAGGACATCCCCGTGGTGCTCACCACGGCGAGCTTCGATGGAGATCGCTTCCGGGGTCTGCGGGATGGCTACCTGCGCAAGCCCTTCAACCTGGACGAGGTGCTCAGCCGCATCGAGCACATCTTCCGGCGCAACGAGGCGGCCAAGGACCTCAAGGTCGAGCAGCAGGAGATCGAAGGTTCGCTCAGCCAGCTGAGCATCCCGGACCTGATGCAGCTGCTCGGCATGAACCGGCGCAGCGGCCGGCTGTCGCTGGAGCGCGGCAACGAGCGCGGGGAGATCGCCGTGGTGGAGGGGCGCCCGGTGAACGCGAAGCTGGGGCGCGTGGAAGGGGAGAAGGCCCTGTTCCGCCTCCTGGCCTGGTCCGAGGGGACCTTCACCTTCTCTCCCGGGACGAACCAGGTGCGCGTGCGCATCAACCGGGCCATGGACGACGCGCTGCTGGAGGGCATGCGGCAGTCGGACGAGGTGAACCGGCTGTTGCCCGGCCTGCCGCCCCGGCACACGCGCCTCGTGCTGGCGCCGGACGTGGACCTCCAGCAGGACCAGCACCCGGTGACGGCGCAGGTGGTGGACCTGCTGCGCCAGCCACGCGCGCTCGGAGAGGTGCTCGACCTGGCGCCGGCGCCGGACCTGGAGGTGCTGGGCGTGCTCACCACGCTGATGCAGCGAGGCGTGGCGCGGCTGGCGGACGGGGCCGGCACCGACGCGAGCGCCAGCGAGCTGCTGGGCGCGGCCGAGGTGCACGCGCTGCGCGGGCGCATCCTGCGCACGAAGGCGCCCGCGAAGGTCGCCACCGCGAAGATCTTCGTGTGTGGCAGTGGGGCCTCGGCGGCGCGACGGGTGATGGCCCGCGTCCCGGGCCTGGAGGCGCTGTCCGCCGAGCCCACCGCGGTGAAGAGCGGCTTCGGCACGCTGGGCCGGCTGGTGCTCAGCGACGTGCTGCGGCTGGACTTCTGCGTGCTCCCCCCGGCGGAGGCGGCCCGGCCCTTGTGGCGGCCGTTCAGCGCCGGGGCGGTGGGCGCGCTGCTGTTGGACGTGTCCGAGGCGGCGTTGGGTCTGGCGCACTACCTGGCGTGGGAGGCGCGCATGCCAGTCATCGTCGTGGGGGCGGAGGTGCCGGCCTCGCTCCAGGGCGCGCCGGCGGGCGCGGTGTCCGTGGTGGACGACCTGGGCGAGGCCCTCAGGGCCCTGCTGGTGCAGGCGCTCAACCCCGCGCCCATGCTGCCCGGGGTGCAGCAAGCGCAGCGGACCCCGGCGACGGCCAGCTAG
- a CDS encoding fatty acid desaturase family protein, with the protein MDRAVSSSSKDLIARTRTFAVQDTARSVWNLVATYAALVAAVALAAAAPWWPLRVVGGVLEALVLIRAFILFHDAMHGALLPTSRWARGLFHVQGILTLTPARIWNDTHNHHHANTARIAADPAGTFVTWTTQQWRQASGWQRLGYMVERHPVTLLFGYVTAFLFSLCLVPFVKNPRRYWTSGLALLVHGALSVALWHVFGAAVYLCAFLGPLFVAYALGTYLFYAQHNFDEVSILPESSWSHADAALEASSYLRCGPVMAWFTGNIGYHHVHHLNPRIPFYRLPEAMAAIPELQRPHVTTLRPRDIRDCLRLNLWDPDLGRMVRYRDAYARA; encoded by the coding sequence ATGGACCGTGCCGTGTCTTCGTCGAGCAAGGACCTCATCGCGCGCACGCGAACGTTCGCGGTGCAGGACACGGCCCGCTCCGTGTGGAACCTCGTCGCGACCTATGCGGCGCTGGTGGCGGCGGTGGCGCTGGCGGCCGCCGCGCCCTGGTGGCCCTTGCGCGTCGTCGGAGGCGTGCTCGAGGCGCTCGTGCTCATCCGTGCGTTCATCCTCTTCCACGATGCGATGCACGGCGCGCTGCTGCCCACGTCGCGGTGGGCGAGGGGGCTCTTCCACGTGCAGGGCATCCTGACGCTCACGCCCGCGCGCATCTGGAATGACACGCACAACCATCACCACGCCAACACGGCGCGCATCGCCGCGGACCCGGCGGGGACGTTCGTCACGTGGACCACGCAGCAGTGGCGACAGGCGTCCGGCTGGCAACGCCTGGGCTACATGGTGGAGCGCCACCCGGTGACGCTGCTGTTCGGCTACGTCACCGCGTTCCTCTTCAGCCTGTGCCTGGTGCCGTTCGTGAAGAACCCCCGGCGCTACTGGACGTCCGGGCTCGCGCTGCTCGTGCATGGCGCCTTGTCCGTCGCGCTCTGGCACGTCTTCGGCGCCGCCGTCTATCTGTGCGCCTTCCTGGGGCCGCTCTTCGTCGCGTACGCGCTGGGCACGTATCTCTTCTATGCCCAGCACAACTTCGACGAGGTGAGCATCCTGCCGGAGTCCTCCTGGTCGCACGCGGACGCCGCGCTCGAGGCCTCCAGCTATCTGCGGTGTGGTCCGGTGATGGCCTGGTTCACCGGCAACATCGGCTACCACCACGTCCACCACCTCAACCCGCGCATCCCGTTCTACCGGCTGCCCGAGGCGATGGCCGCCATCCCGGAGCTCCAGCGGCCCCACGTCACCACGCTGCGGCCCCGGGACATCCGGGACTGCCTGCGGCTGAACCTGTGGGACCCGGACCTGGGGAGGATGGTGCGCTACCGCGACGCGTACGCGCGCGCCTGA
- a CDS encoding response regulator — MAGPILVVDDDLFFRQLASDMLSRHGHRVVVVENATLALEEAARMPFDLVITDVVMPGVDGFALTARLRERDPDQEVILVSQRTDVKGSEMALRSGAADCLAKPVDEADLVLAVDRALERAALRRERAQLRDENLEFARFHNLHQRCLDLISQSDLEWLQERIISELSAVCDAQSAALWVLDDRGDLVLRAYRGLLDKQFLAEKMNPEGPLAGRLKDAQPWFARDERSAVMYVPLLASGEIVGLAQLSDPLSGDFRLEHSRDARVLADFAAIGVKNGRRMLALQRLGLRDRETAAYNLSYFTDYASKEIYKARRYGRTFSLLTFSIDNLPLVRVRHGAADAKKAVRGIIRALSKIIRDSDVIAKASDQEFYLLLPETDFFGAMMFVRRAVAAVREEPEVQDVEQRLPLALVGGASTFPKDGEDFDELVHRCRRRMDERRSSLQRRLMLDGLPFWDEVDLLLGTPNSPRLPVDERSEPSRRGKVADVLFDELQAELARELMRDPGSRGLLYVGGPEIRADLPIAAGLESAPPDLSSRIYLLGRRVDLESHPALTPVFLEGDERVSRHEFILWLSENAAYALIQRRGRGATWGFHTSDTALVDGLISKLQAEYDLQPY; from the coding sequence GTGGCCGGTCCCATCCTCGTCGTCGACGACGACCTGTTCTTCCGCCAGCTCGCCAGCGACATGCTCTCCCGCCACGGCCACCGCGTGGTCGTCGTGGAGAACGCCACGCTCGCGCTCGAGGAGGCGGCCCGCATGCCCTTCGACCTGGTCATCACCGACGTGGTGATGCCCGGGGTGGACGGCTTCGCCCTCACCGCGCGCCTGCGCGAGAGGGATCCGGACCAGGAGGTCATCCTGGTGAGCCAGCGCACGGACGTGAAGGGCTCGGAGATGGCGCTGCGCTCGGGCGCGGCGGACTGCCTGGCCAAGCCCGTGGACGAGGCGGACCTGGTGCTGGCGGTGGACCGCGCCCTGGAGCGCGCCGCCCTGCGCCGCGAGCGCGCCCAGCTCCGCGACGAGAACCTCGAGTTCGCCCGGTTCCACAACCTGCACCAGCGCTGTCTGGACCTCATCTCCCAGTCCGACCTGGAGTGGCTCCAGGAGCGCATCATCTCCGAACTGTCCGCCGTCTGTGACGCGCAGAGCGCCGCGTTGTGGGTGCTGGACGACCGGGGGGACCTGGTGCTGCGCGCGTACCGCGGCCTGCTCGACAAGCAGTTCCTCGCGGAGAAGATGAACCCCGAGGGGCCCCTGGCGGGTCGGCTGAAGGATGCCCAGCCCTGGTTCGCCCGGGACGAGCGCTCCGCGGTGATGTACGTGCCCCTGCTGGCGTCGGGGGAGATCGTCGGCCTCGCGCAGCTGTCGGATCCGCTGAGCGGCGACTTCCGGCTGGAGCACTCCCGGGACGCGCGCGTGCTCGCGGACTTCGCCGCCATCGGCGTGAAGAACGGCCGGCGGATGCTCGCGCTCCAGCGGCTGGGCCTGCGCGACCGCGAGACGGCGGCGTACAACCTCAGCTACTTCACCGACTACGCCTCCAAGGAGATCTACAAGGCGCGCCGCTACGGCCGGACCTTCTCGCTGCTGACGTTCTCCATCGACAACCTGCCGCTGGTGCGGGTGCGGCACGGGGCGGCGGACGCGAAGAAGGCGGTGCGTGGCATCATCCGCGCGCTGAGCAAGATCATCCGCGACTCGGACGTCATCGCGAAGGCGAGCGACCAGGAATTCTACCTGCTCCTGCCGGAGACGGACTTCTTCGGGGCGATGATGTTCGTGCGCCGCGCCGTCGCCGCCGTGCGCGAGGAGCCGGAGGTGCAGGACGTCGAGCAGCGCCTGCCGCTGGCGCTCGTGGGCGGCGCGAGCACCTTCCCCAAGGACGGCGAGGACTTCGACGAGCTGGTGCACCGCTGCCGCCGCCGCATGGACGAGCGGCGCTCGTCGCTCCAGCGGCGGCTGATGCTGGACGGGCTGCCGTTCTGGGACGAGGTGGACCTGCTGCTGGGCACGCCCAACAGCCCCAGGCTGCCGGTGGACGAACGCTCGGAGCCGAGCCGGCGCGGCAAGGTCGCGGACGTGCTCTTCGACGAGCTCCAGGCGGAGCTTGCCCGGGAGCTGATGCGCGACCCCGGCTCGCGCGGCCTGCTCTACGTGGGCGGGCCGGAGATTCGCGCGGACCTGCCCATCGCGGCGGGTCTGGAGTCGGCTCCGCCCGACCTGTCCTCGCGCATCTACCTGCTGGGGCGGCGCGTGGACCTGGAGTCGCACCCCGCGCTGACGCCCGTGTTCCTGGAGGGGGACGAGCGGGTGTCGCGCCACGAGTTCATCCTCTGGTTGTCGGAGAACGCGGCCTACGCCCTCATCCAGCGGCGCGGGCGCGGCGCGACGTGGGGCTTCCACACCTCGGACACCGCGCTGGTGGACGGGCTCATCTCCAAGCTGCAGGCCGAGTACGACCTGCAGCCCTATTGA
- a CDS encoding FBP domain-containing protein, giving the protein MFRFESDQDLIKSFRPRDRRVIEMPEGVTFPHFVRDYLAWTETSGARVYLVFSAPGSHQPIGIIFRRDTGGGENVSRLCEWCHHYGSSNEVSLLTTDVNSKRRVGISLCSDLRCKERLEDAANRSGKHLLDALEQLKARMYRFANEALGIEARKSQPPRDAA; this is encoded by the coding sequence GTGTTCCGATTCGAGTCCGACCAGGACCTCATCAAGTCCTTCCGCCCCCGGGACCGCCGCGTCATCGAGATGCCCGAGGGTGTCACCTTCCCTCACTTCGTGCGTGACTACCTCGCCTGGACGGAGACGTCGGGTGCCCGCGTGTACCTGGTCTTCTCCGCGCCGGGGAGCCACCAGCCCATCGGCATCATCTTCCGGCGGGACACGGGGGGCGGCGAGAACGTCTCGCGACTGTGCGAGTGGTGCCACCACTACGGTTCGTCGAACGAGGTCTCCCTGCTCACCACGGACGTCAACAGCAAGCGCCGCGTGGGCATCAGCCTCTGTTCGGACCTGCGCTGCAAGGAGCGGCTGGAGGACGCGGCCAACCGCTCCGGCAAGCACCTGCTCGACGCGCTGGAGCAGCTCAAGGCGCGCATGTACCGCTTCGCGAACGAGGCGCTCGGCATCGAGGCGCGCAAGAGCCAGCCGCCCCGCGACGCGGCCTAG
- a CDS encoding YtxH domain-containing protein, which yields MVQAKLLMAVVLGALTFGAGCHRNTRESAKDDAERAADKVGDTAEEAGDKAKDTAEDAADQAGDAAEEAGDKIEDATDKP from the coding sequence ATGGTGCAGGCGAAGCTGCTGATGGCCGTGGTGCTGGGGGCCCTGACGTTCGGCGCGGGCTGCCACCGCAACACCCGTGAGAGCGCGAAGGACGACGCCGAGCGCGCCGCGGACAAGGTGGGGGACACCGCCGAGGAGGCGGGTGACAAGGCGAAGGACACCGCCGAGGACGCGGCCGACCAGGCGGGGGACGCCGCCGAGGAGGCGGGTGACAAAATCGAGGACGCGACCGACAAGCCGTAG
- a CDS encoding ferritin-like domain-containing protein translates to MAESQPFVSDIQEIRRRAREHLDEGALTENYEGDVTTTLKLLNDALATEIVCVLRYTSHYISAVGIHSEAVKDEFGEHAREEQDHALRLAERINQLGGKPNFNPEGLLGRSASQFVEGQNLVDMIRENLVAERIAVETYRDMIRYFADRDPTTRRLLEDILSKEEEHANDMHDLLVAHQGRPMLNN, encoded by the coding sequence ATGGCCGAGTCGCAGCCCTTCGTCAGTGACATCCAGGAGATCCGCCGCCGTGCCCGTGAGCACCTGGACGAAGGTGCCCTCACGGAGAACTACGAGGGCGACGTCACGACGACGCTGAAGCTGCTCAACGACGCGCTCGCGACGGAGATCGTGTGCGTGCTGCGCTACACGTCGCACTACATCTCCGCGGTGGGCATCCACAGCGAGGCGGTGAAGGACGAGTTCGGCGAGCACGCGCGCGAGGAGCAGGACCACGCGCTGCGCCTCGCCGAGCGCATCAACCAGCTGGGTGGCAAGCCGAACTTCAACCCCGAGGGACTGCTGGGCCGCAGCGCCAGCCAGTTCGTCGAAGGGCAGAACCTGGTCGACATGATTCGCGAGAACCTGGTCGCCGAGCGCATCGCGGTCGAGACGTACCGCGACATGATCCGCTACTTCGCGGACCGCGACCCGACCACGCGACGGCTGCTCGAGGACATCCTCTCGAAGGAGGAGGAGCACGCCAACGACATGCACGACCTGCTGGTGGCGCACCAGGGGCGCCCCATGCTGAACAATTGA
- a CDS encoding DUF6600 domain-containing protein — translation MRTRCVTASALLATVGCASAQEDYGSQITTSATPDNQPVSTFRDVLSPYGSWMQLPDVGWVWRPDPAIVGADFEPYVTGGQWTYSDWGWTFETDWSWGWAPFHYGRWYLAPSTGWVWWPDDEWAPSWVDWRWGDGFVGWQPLGPPGVSVGLSWTFVGVTDFERPHLNEFVVPRARMPVLLQQTQLVGRRVPARHGQWSTGPAPEQVAHITGHPVPRSKVTAPPTGHPPVTGASPEVPRSARSAPVPERPQTNVAPRPPTQPRPQPQPPAQPREQPPKEAKPTRGAHQGEEEAPWPEEPVHTVPRPKASEPPEPHSTEAQHPSEAPHPIEAPPPTQAPHPTQAPHPTQAPHPPSAEPSPHHGR, via the coding sequence ATGCGAACGAGGTGTGTCACCGCGAGCGCCCTGCTGGCGACCGTCGGCTGCGCGAGCGCCCAGGAGGACTACGGCTCGCAGATCACCACGAGCGCCACGCCGGACAACCAGCCGGTGTCGACCTTCCGGGACGTGCTGTCCCCCTACGGTTCGTGGATGCAGCTGCCCGACGTGGGCTGGGTCTGGCGGCCCGACCCCGCCATCGTCGGCGCGGACTTCGAGCCCTACGTCACCGGGGGGCAGTGGACGTACAGCGACTGGGGTTGGACGTTCGAGACGGATTGGAGCTGGGGGTGGGCGCCCTTCCACTACGGCCGCTGGTACCTCGCGCCCTCCACGGGATGGGTGTGGTGGCCTGACGACGAGTGGGCCCCCTCCTGGGTGGACTGGCGCTGGGGGGACGGCTTCGTCGGCTGGCAGCCCCTGGGGCCACCGGGTGTCTCGGTGGGCTTGTCGTGGACGTTCGTCGGAGTCACGGACTTCGAGCGGCCGCACTTGAATGAGTTCGTGGTGCCCCGAGCCCGGATGCCCGTGCTCCTCCAGCAGACCCAGTTGGTGGGAAGGCGGGTGCCGGCCCGTCATGGGCAGTGGAGCACGGGCCCCGCGCCCGAACAGGTCGCGCACATCACGGGACACCCGGTGCCCCGCTCGAAGGTGACGGCGCCGCCGACAGGGCATCCCCCCGTGACGGGAGCCTCGCCGGAGGTTCCCCGCTCGGCGCGCTCCGCGCCCGTGCCCGAGCGCCCGCAGACGAACGTGGCGCCGAGGCCCCCGACACAGCCCAGGCCCCAACCGCAGCCCCCGGCGCAGCCGCGGGAACAGCCACCCAAGGAAGCGAAGCCGACGAGAGGCGCGCACCAGGGCGAGGAGGAAGCCCCCTGGCCCGAGGAGCCGGTCCACACCGTGCCGAGGCCCAAGGCCTCGGAGCCTCCCGAGCCCCATTCGACCGAGGCGCAGCACCCAAGCGAGGCGCCGCACCCAATCGAGGCACCACCCCCAACCCAGGCGCCGCATCCAACCCAGGCGCCACACCCAACCCAGGCGCCGCATCCTCCCTCGGCTGAACCCTCGCCTCACCACGGTCGGTGA